The genomic interval ACCGCCAAGCAACTCTATCCCGACCAGTTCGGCGCGTGGCCGGGCTACGGCGACGGCGAGCGCTATCCCGAGATTCCCGAAGACGAGCGGTTGTTCGACCGCGACGAGGTCGCGGCCATCGTCACGGGCGACGCCGCGTAGGGTCGGCGGAAACCCGAACGCTTTTTGCTTTAGGGTTGCCTAAACCGGGGTAATGCCTGACACACGCCGCGCGACGCAGAACCGCGCCGACGCCCGCGCCGACCCCGTGGAGGGTGACGCGGACGCGCGGCCGACCCTGAACTGTCGCGAAATCAGCGCCGGCCGCCGCGTGTTCGTCGAACCCGGGAACGGCGACCGCTGGCTCGCCACCGACAGTGCCGTCGAACTCAGCGACTACCGCTAAAAACCGGGTTACGGCTGGCGGACGAGCGTGTCGTCCGCGAGGAACTTCTCGATGTCGTGCGCGTCCGCCTCGATAGTCTCGATGTGGTCGCGCAACACGTCCGACGTCGCTTCGTCACCCAGGTCGTCCGCGAGCGTGATGTGGTCGCGGAACTGCACCGCGAGCGTCGCGTACCCGTCGAGGTCGTTCGAGAGCGACGACCGGAGGTCGTACACGTCGCCCGCCTCGATGCGGAGCGGCGCGTGCTCCCGGATACCCTTCGGGCCGTTCACGGGCACGCCGCCGAGCGCGACGACGCGGATGGCGAGTTCGTCCGTCAGTTCCGCGAGCCGGTCGGCCGCGTCTTCGAGGAACTCCACGACCTGGCCGACATCCCGGCCGCGGAGCGTCCAGTACTGCTTGCGGAGTTGGTTGAACAGGATGTACAGCCCGGAGAGGTCGTCGTTCAGGGCGTCCACCAGCCGCTCGGTCGCGGCGGTGTCGAGGCGGAGCGCGTTCTCCCCGACCGTCCCCCACTCCTGGCGGAGCGCGTCCTCGCCGGGGTGCCGGAGGTGGGGCGCGCTCATCGCGACACCTCCACGAGCGTGTCGTCCGCGAGCAGTTCCTCGACCTCGTGCGCCTCCGCTTCGAGGGCTTCCAGTTCGTCCTGCAGGAGTTCGACGGTCGCCTCGTCGCCCACGTCCTTCGCGAGCGTCACGTGGTCGCGCATGCTCGCGGCGAGCGTCGCGTACGCCTCCAGGTCGCCGTCGAGGGACGCGCGGAGGTCGAAGCGGTGTTCGGCCTCCAGGTGCACGGGCGAGCACTCCTGAATCTGGGGCGGTGTGCTCGCCGGGACGCCGCCGAGTTCGGTGATGCGTTCCGCGAGGGCGTCGTTCAGGTCGCGCGCCCGCTCGTAGCCGTCTTCGAGCACGTCCGCGACCTGTTCGTGTTCCGCGCCGGCGGCCATCCAGTAGTGCTTGCGCAGGAGGTAGAAGAGGTTGAACGCGCCGGCGTGGTCGGCGTTCAACGCTTCCACGACGTGCGCCGCGTCGTCGCGGTCGAGGCGGAGCGGGTTCTCCTCGACCGTCCCCCACTCCTGCTGGACGGTCGCGCCGTCGAGCGGCTGGACGAGACGACCCGTTTGCGGGTTCGACATCGTTAGTTCGTGCGGACGAGCGTGTCGTCTTCGAGGTAGTGGTCGACCTCGTGCGCGGCGTCTTCGAGGTCTTCGAGGATGCCACGGAGGAGTTCGCTGGTCGCGTAGTCCTCCAGGTCTTCCGCGAGGCCGACGTGTTCGCGCACGGTCTCGATGATGTCGCCGTACATCTCGCGGTCGTGTTCGAGCGAGGTGCGGATGTCGTAGACGTCCTCGCCCTCGAACTCGACGGGCGCGTGGGCTTCGAGGTTCGCGGGGCCGCTGACGGGGACGCCGCCGAGCGCCTGCGCGCGTTCGGCGAGTTCGTCCGCGGCGTCCTCCGCTTCCTCCGCGCGCTCGCCGAGGAACTCGTGGAGGTCGTTGAACTCCGCGCCCTCGACGTTCCAGTGGTGCTTGCGGAGCTGGTGGTAGAGGACGTACGTCGCGGCGAGGTCGACGTTCAGCGCTTCGATTATCTGCTCGGCCTTCGCGGTCTCGATGCGGACGGCGTTCTCCTCGACGGTTCCGGCTGCTCGACGAACGGTTTCCTGAGTGCTCATTGCGTTCGTACACACGTGCGGAACCGACTTAACTGTTTTCCCCAAGAAGAACTATTTTTTCGGCACACCGAATTTAGGTTTCCCGAAAATGTAAAATCGGGGGCGTGCCGTGAACTACCAGACAGAGAGAGAACACGTCTCACGGAGTCGGGTTTCGACGCGGAGAACGGACTACCGCTGGATGCAGTAGTGGCAGGCGGCCGGCGTGGTGAGACAGATCTTGTACTCGGTCTCGACCGGACCGGAGCCGTCGTCGCTCTCGACGATGGAGTCCCACTTCGGAAAGAGGAGGTCGGCGGGTTCGTCGCACGCGAAACAGGTCGCCATCGACGTGACCGTCTCCGGGGTCAGCCACTCGTCCTCGCAGTCGAGGCAGAGACTCCCCGCCACCGTCCCGGATCGCCGCCCCACGGCGATCCGGTCGTAGTCGGCTGCGCGTCCGCAGCGATAACACTCCATGGTGATAGCGCACTCTCGTGCGACTCCGGTCTAGGCCATCACGGACACCCGTATTAGTATTTGGTCAGAAATAGAACTATTCCGCTGGGGCGTCGGTACGGTCGTTCAGAGGGCGCGAAACACGCGAATCGTGTCGCGGGACGTCGGTTCGCAGAGGAGTTGCGCCGCCCCGCGGTCGGAGAACACGCGCTTCCAGTCGCGGTGGTAGAGCGGGAAGTCGTCGTTCACGTAACTCACGTCCTGGTCGCCCGCGGTCGGGTTGTTCCCCTCGTTCTCGGCGGTGGCGAGCAGGTCGTCCGTCACGCGCACGACCTCCTCGAACACCCAGTCGTCCTCGGGGTGGACGTGCTGGAGGGTCTCCACGCTGTACACCGCGTCGAACTCGCCATCCTCGAACTCGGGGAGGACGTCTTCGAGCGCGCCCGCGTGGAACGTTCCGGCGTCGTGGAGGCGCGGGAAGTGCTCGGCCATCACGTCGAACGACTCG from Salarchaeum japonicum carries:
- the dpsA gene encoding DNA starvation/stationary phase protection protein DpsA, which produces MSAPHLRHPGEDALRQEWGTVGENALRLDTAATERLVDALNDDLSGLYILFNQLRKQYWTLRGRDVGQVVEFLEDAADRLAELTDELAIRVVALGGVPVNGPKGIREHAPLRIEAGDVYDLRSSLSNDLDGYATLAVQFRDHITLADDLGDEATSDVLRDHIETIEADAHDIEKFLADDTLVRQP
- the dpsA gene encoding DNA starvation/stationary phase protection protein DpsA, giving the protein MSNPQTGRLVQPLDGATVQQEWGTVEENPLRLDRDDAAHVVEALNADHAGAFNLFYLLRKHYWMAAGAEHEQVADVLEDGYERARDLNDALAERITELGGVPASTPPQIQECSPVHLEAEHRFDLRASLDGDLEAYATLAASMRDHVTLAKDVGDEATVELLQDELEALEAEAHEVEELLADDTLVEVSR
- the dpsA gene encoding DNA starvation/stationary phase protection protein DpsA; translated protein: MSTQETVRRAAGTVEENAVRIETAKAEQIIEALNVDLAATYVLYHQLRKHHWNVEGAEFNDLHEFLGERAEEAEDAADELAERAQALGGVPVSGPANLEAHAPVEFEGEDVYDIRTSLEHDREMYGDIIETVREHVGLAEDLEDYATSELLRGILEDLEDAAHEVDHYLEDDTLVRTN
- a CDS encoding class I SAM-dependent methyltransferase; this translates as MHPDDVREDWAERSGEFSPEYYAHLGPNDVSETLADAFSHYLADDAAILELGCGSGRHLAHLREQGFENLHGIDINAESFDVMAEHFPRLHDAGTFHAGALEDVLPEFEDGEFDAVYSVETLQHVHPEDDWVFEEVVRVTDDLLATAENEGNNPTAGDQDVSYVNDDFPLYHRDWKRVFSDRGAAQLLCEPTSRDTIRVFRAL